From the genome of Aquila chrysaetos chrysaetos chromosome 12, bAquChr1.4, whole genome shotgun sequence, one region includes:
- the LOC115348911 gene encoding vitellogenin-2-like — MKGLVLALVLALVGGQKQDLDPVFHTGKTYLYGYESFILHRLPSRGLAMAGVRLTCKLEISYVSHSDHLLQIRSPKLEEYNGFWPTDPFTASSRLTETIAACFSQAFKFEYTDGRVGSIFAPEDCPILCTNLVRGILNMMQITIKKSQNVYELQEAGIEGICQTRYVIQDDSKNNRAIISKSKDLMDCQEKAVKNMGMAYIRPCPTCPLKVRNVKGTVMFTYKMKYDDSGALMTSAVSEQVYQISPFNEPNGAAVMEARQELSLVDIKRTPISAPKTQLQNQGSLRYHFSGELLQMPIPLIRIKNTDLQLTEMLRQLVQNNEEGATKEASAKFLQMVQLFRIVTLDQIESLWMQFANDLPYRHWFLSAICAAGATDSFRFLKQKIHDEKLNIWEAAATLPLAFHFVTPNKQTLEVASTFLTCPQIEKAPMHRIIVYLGYGSMVNKYCAQTSLCPNELLQPLHNLATEATSKGDAKDMALALKAIGNAGEPASIKRILKFLPTFSPAAASLPNRIHANAMLALRKIARKDPVKVREIALQVFMDNTLAPNVRMVACVVLFETKPSLPTVTAMAISLLTEPSLQVASFTYSHMKALAVGRIPQLYNLSAACNIAIKLLSPRLDRLSYRYSKVIHVGDYSFEYLAGAIWRVYLMNSPSTMFPSDIITKVRGYYANTATDIIEVALQSQGLTKLIRKQNIPFAEYDTYRTLKELGKTLLGWKELPPEDPLVSAYVKVLGQEIASVDIDKDAIQQIMVSLTGSSNWQPVVKKVVEEVQRGISGRWTLPAMVGELRHIVPTVVGVPLELSLCGVALAQAAADVDIQISPPLSDNFRPSQLLETKMDIHADIKPKAYFHMIAMMGINTQYFQSGLEFHAEFSANTTMQFDAKINMKEKNLKIETPPCHQEVELAAVRSEVYAISRNMEEIDYEKKSQLLPKGEVPSISNEPFQPSEGSSRPGSWKQSNIPSVTSKQSSEEAHHHSVGGRFYARNFCRKFESLGCSACLSLKSQNSAFLRNTYLHKLVGELEAKIVLKPVHTDADIDKIQLEIQAGSKAASKVIDVASSGPKEEDETSLYEDIQAKLKKILGIENVFQVANKTRRRKKRIQSKEKIAVMDLWAKPSASPLSSSSSSSTASSADGKEPGNEYKKDEIRQSGKKRGSSSKNSSRSSSGRRSSSSSVSTTSSKICSSSREDHSGDRHCSEDTEYSNQQANLPVYQFWFKPADKQDPGREVLNCNISSSSSSVSGEGISRAMSQPKFLGDSKPPILAAVLRAIHRNKQPTGLQLVLYTDTQPMRSRIQMFVSSISGSSRWKLCADASAINSHKVSGSLKWGEDCQDYQIATQIATGQYAAYPAMQVKLEWPKVPSIVRTTARWFYSFLPGAAYVLGYSQRQQRGPSHWATLVMALTSPRTCDVVLKLPELTIYDRAIRLPLPFPSSPGTPISTLPSSDRNVFSQATLSVIENLKARCSVFQNTITTFNGVEFNYSMPANCYHVLVQDCSPELKFLVMMKRLEESADLTAINVRLASHEVDMCVSNGLIQLKINGVQAPTDVPYTSNSDASMLISSEKEGLSLKAPDYGIDKLYYDGHRLEIQVAFWMAGKTCGICGKYDAEKEREYQMPSGYLAKDAVSFGQSWIISEDPCAGACKLQRKFVKIEKPVAFEKKAAKCFSMEPVLRCVEGCSATRTVPVSVGFHCVAAASTLSLEGQTRPDPKSEDVVSTVSAHTACSCQQQSCPA, encoded by the exons ATGAAGGGACTCGTCTTGGCCCTGGTGCTCGCCCTCGTGG GGGGCCAGAAGCAGGACCTCG atCCTGTTTTTCATACCGGCAAGACCTACTTGTATGGCTACGAGAGCTTCATCCTGCACAGACTGCCCAGCAGAGGCCTGGCGATGGCAGGGGTGAGGCTGACCTGCAAGCTGGAGATCAGCTACGTGTCTCACAGCGACCACCTTCTCCAG ATTCGGTCACCAAAGCTGGAGGAATACAATGGCTTCTGGCCCACAGACCCCTTCACTGCATCTTCGAGGCTCACAGAGACCATTGCTGCATGCTTCAGCCAAGCCTTTAAGTTTGAATACACCGATGGAAGGGTTGGAAGTATATTCGCCCCTGAGGACTGTCCCATCCTGTGCACTAACCTAGTGAGAGGGATTCTGAACATGATGCAGATAACCATCAAAAAGTCACAAAATGTGTATGAACTACaggag GCTGGGATTGAAGGCATCTGCCAAACCAGATATGTTATCCAGGATGACAGCAAGAATAACCGTGCCATCATTTCCAAAAGCAAGGACCTGATGGACTGCCAGGAGAAAGCGGTGAAGAACATGGGAATGGCATACATCCGCCCCTGCCCCACCTGCCCCCTG AAAGTCAGAAACGTTAAGGGCACGGTGATGTTCACTTACAAGATGAAGTATGATGACAGCGGGGCCTTGATGACGTCTGCTGTGTCTGAGCAGGTGTACCAGATCTCTCCCTTCAATGAACCCAATGGGGCAGCAGTCATGGAGGCAAG ACAAGAACTGTCTTTGGTCGACATTAAAAGGACTCCCATCAGTGCACCAAAAACTCAGCTGCAAAACCAGGGGAGTCTTCGTTATCATTTCTCAGGAGAGCTACTCCAGATGCCAATTCCTCTAATaaggattaaaaatacagatttacag TTAACGGAAATGCTGCGGCAATTAGTTCAGAATAACGAGGAAGGAGCCACTAAAGAAGCTTCAGCCAAGTTCTTACAAATGGTCCAGCTTTTTCGTATAGTGACCCTTGATCAAATTGAGTCTTTGTGGATGCAGTTTGCCAATGACCTTCCTTACAG GCACTGGTTCCTGAGTGCCATCTGTGCTGCTGGAGCTACGGACTCATTCAGATTCCTGAAGCAAAAAATTCAtgatgagaagctgaacatCTGGGAAGCAGCTGCGACTCTCCCTCTCGCCTTCCATTTTGTTACACCCAACAAGCAAACCCTAGAAGTTGCCTCA actTTTTTGACCTGTCCCCAAATCGAGAAAGCACCAATGCATCGAATAATTGTTTACCTGGGATATGGTAGCATGGTAAATAAATACTGTGCTCAGACTTCACTTTGTCCAAATGAACTTCTTCAG CCACTCCACAACCTTGCTACTGAAGCCACCAGCAAAGGTGATGCCAAAGACATGGCTTTGGCCCTGAAAGCCATTGGCAATGCAGGAGAGCCGGCCAGTATCAAACGCATCCTGAAGTTTTTGCCAAcattttccccagctgcagcttcaTTACCAAACAGAATTCATGCTAATGCCATGTTGGCCTTGAGGAAAATTGCCAGAAAAGACCCTGtaaaa GTAAGGGAGATCGCCCTCCAGGTCTTTATGGACAACACACTTGCTCCTAACGTCCGAATGGTGGCTTGTGTTGTCCTCTTTGAAACGAAGCCCAGTCTTCCAACTGTAACAGCTATGGCCATCTCGCTGCTGACAGAGCCCAGCTTACAAGTAGCCAGTTTCACATATTCACACATGAAGGCTTTGGCAGTAGGCAGGATCCCACAGCTCTATAATCT ATCTGCTGCTTGCAACATTGCCATCAAACTACTGAGCCCCAGACTTGACAGGCTGAGCTATCGTTACAGCAAGGTCATCCATGTCGGCGATTATTCCT TTGAATATCTGGCTGGTGCCATTTGGAGGGTCTATCTAATGAACAGTCCCAGCACCATGTTTCCATCCGATATAATCACAAAAGTAAGAGGATATTATGCAAATACTGCAACGGATATTATTGAG GTGGCTCTCCAATCACAAGGCCTAACCAAGCTTATCAGGAAGCAGAATATTCCCTTTGCTGAGTATGATACATACAGGACACTGAAGGAACTCGGTAAAACG CTTCTGGGATGGAAAGAACTGCCTCCCGAAGACCCTCTGGTGTCCGCTTATGTCAAAGTATTGGGCCAAGAGATCGCCTCTGTTGACATTGATAAAGATGCCATTCAGCAGATCATGGTG agtCTAACTGGATCATCAAACTGGCAGCCAGTGGTGAAAAAAGTGGTGGAAGAGGTCCAGCGAGGTATTTCAGGCCGATGGACCCTGCCGGCAATGGTGGGCGAGCTGCGGCACATTGTCCCCACGGTGGTCGGCGTGCCGCTGGAGCTCAGTCTGTGCGGTGTTGCGCTGGCCCAGGCTGCGGCTGACG TGGATATACAGATATCACCACCATTATCTGACAATTTTAGACCTTCACAGTTGCTGGAAACCAAGATGGATATTCATGCTGACATCAAGCCAAA GGCATATTTTCATATGATTGCAATGATGGGGATTAATACACAATACTTTCAGAGTGGTCTTGAATTTCATGCAGAGTTCAGTGCCAACACTACAATGCAATTTGATGCCAAGataaatatgaaagagaaaaatttgaagATTGAAACCCCTCCCTGCCATCAGGAGGTTGAGCTTGCAGCTGTGAG GAGTGAAGTTTATGCTATTTCAAGGAACATGGAAGAAATAGATTACGAAAAGAAATCCCAGCTTCTCCCCAAAGGAGAAGTACCAAGTATCTCCAATGAGCCATTTCAGCCATCAGAAGGTTCTTCAAGACCTGgcagctggaag CAAAGCAATATTCCTAGTGTGACATCCAAGCAAAGTTCAGAAGAAGCACATCACCACAGCGTAGGAGGAAGATTTTATGCACGCAACTTCTGTAGAAAATTTGAGAGTTTGGGATGTTCTGCTTGTCTCAGCCTAAAGTcacaaaattctgctttcttaagAAATACCTATCTGCACAAATTAGTTGGAGAACTTGAAGCCAAAATAGTTTTGAAGCCAG TTCACACAGATGCTGATATTGACAAAATACAGCTGGAGATTCAGGCAGGATCCAAAGCAGCTTCCAAAGTAATTGATGTAGCAAGCTCAGGGCCTAAGGAAGAGGATGAGACATCTCTGTACGAGGACATTCAAGCTAAACTGAAGAAGATTCTAGGCATTGAAAATGTGTTCCAG GTTGCAAATAAAACACGGCGCCGTAAGAAACGGATTCAGAGTAAAGAAAAGATTGCAGTTATGGACCTCTGGGCAAAACCCAGTGCAAGCCCCCTCTCCAGTTCAtcctcttcttccactgcttcCTCTGCTGATGGTAAAGAGCCTGGAAATGAATacaagaaagatgaaataagGCAATCTGGGAAGAAgcgtggcagcagcagcaagaatagcagcaggagcagcagtggcaggagaagcagcagcagtagtgTCAGCACTACTAGCAGCaaaatctgcagcagcagcagagaagaccACTCTGGAGACAGGCACTGCAGTGAGGACACTGAATATTCCAACCAACAG GCAAATCTACCTGTTTACCAGTTTTGGTTCAAGCCAGCAGATAAACAG gACCCAGGAAGGGAAGTCCTGAACTGCAACATcagctcctcctcttcttcagtTAGTGGTGAAGGCATCTCTAGAGCCATGTCTCAG CCTAAATTCTTGGGAGACAGCAAGCCACCAATCCTGGCTGCAGTCCTTCGTGCCATCCACAGAAACAAGCAGCCGACGGGATTACAGCTTGTACTGTACACTGATACACAACCCATGAGATCAAGGATACAGATGTTTGTTTCAAGCATCTCAGGATCAAGTAGATGGAAACTCTGTGCCGATGCTTCAGCAATAAATTCCCATAAAGTATCG GGTTCTCTTAAATGGGGTGAAGATTGCCAGGACTACCAGATTGCTACTCAGATTGCAACAGGGCAATATGCTGCTTATCCAGCTATGCAGGTGAAGCTGGAGTGGCCAAAAGTACCTTCAATAGTCCGAACAACTGCAAGATG GTTCTACTCATTTCTTCCAGGAGCTGCATATGTGCTTGGGTATTCCCAAAGGCAACAGCGTGGTCCCTCTCACTGGGCAACCTTGGTTATGGCTCTGACATCTCCAAGAACCTGCGATGTGGTCCTCAAGCTACCGGAG CTCACAATTTACGACAGAGCCATCAGGCTTCCCCTGCCATTCCCTTCAAGTCCAGGTACACCGATTTCAACACTACCATCCTCTGACCGGAATGTCTTTTCCCAAGCAACACTTTCAGTCATTGAAAACCTTAAAG ctcgttgttcagttttccaaaatacaaTCACAACCTTCAACGGTGTTGAATTTAACTATTCAATGCCTGCAAATTGCTACCATGTCTTGGTGCAGGACTGTAGTCCAGAACTGAAATTCCTGGTGATGATGAAAAGACTTGAAGAGTCTGCTGACCTTACAGCAATAAATGTCAGACTTGCTAGCCA TGAGGTTGACATGTGTGTTTCCAATGGACTCATCCAGTTGAAGATTAATGGTGTTCAAGCCCCAACAGATGTTCCATACACATCTAATTCTG ATGCAAGCATGCTGATCAGCAGCGAAAAGGAAGGTCTGTCACTAAAAGCCCCAGATTATGGCATAGATAAACTATATTATGATGGGCATAGACTtgag ATTCAGGTTGCTTTCTGGATGGCTGGAAAAACATGTGGTATTTGTGGAAAATATGATgctgagaaggaaagggaatatCAAATGCCCAGTGGATATTTAGCTAAAGATGCAGTGAGTTTTGGTCAGTCCTGGATCATTTCAGAAGACCCCTGTGCTGGAG CTTGCAAGCTACAGCGCAAATTTGTCAAAATTGAGAAGCCGGTTGCGTTTGAGAAGAAGGCAGCAAAATGCTTCTCCATGGAGCCAGTCCTACGCTGCGTAGAAGGCTGTTCAGCAACCAGGACTGTTCCCGTCTCCGTGGGCTTCCACTGCGTAGCAGCTG CCTCCACTCTCAGCCTGGAAGGGCAGACGAGGCCAGACCCGAAGTCCGAGGACGTCGTGAGCACAGTGTCTGCTCATACGGCCTGTTCCTGCCAACAACAGTCGTGCCCGGCGTGA
- the CTBS gene encoding di-N-acetylchitobiase, protein MRRPWGRWLLPLGLLQLLGGPAAGACPCQDPRLCHPVTGTGGFEVFVFDVGKETWKSYDWSKITTVAAFGKYDPELMCYAHSKGSRIVLKGDVPLKEIVDPAKRTAWISQQVDLAKKQHMDGINIDIEQEVNETSPEYHALTDLVKETTDAFHREIPGSQVTFDVAWSPACIDKRCYNYTGIADACDFLFVMSYDEQSQIWTDCIAKANAPYLQTLVGYEEYITMGIDPKKLVMGVPWYGYDYVCQNLSKDHVCSLSKVPFRGAPCSDAAGRQVPYGAIMKQVNSSLSGVLWDEVQKSPFYEYKDSLGHFHQVWYDDPRSISLKAAYVKSRGLRGIGMWNGNNLDYSREAVAEQQTEAMWQALTP, encoded by the exons ATGAGGCGGCCGTGGGGCCGGTGGCTGCTGCCGCTCggcctcctgcagctgctgggcggccccgccgccggtgCGTGCCCCTGCCAGGACCCGCGGCTCTGCCACCCCGTCACGGGCACCGGCGGCTTCGAG GTGTTCGTGTTCGATGTGGGAAAGGAAACCTGGAAATCCTACGACTGGTCAAAAATCACAACTGTGGCAGCTTTCGGAAAGTACGATCCTGAGCTCATGTGCTATGCTCACTCTAAAGGCTCCAGGATAGTACTGAAAG GTGATGTACCTCTTAAGGAAATTGTTGATCCTGCTAAAAGAACGGCATGGATATCCCAACAGGTGGACCTTGCAAAAAAACAGCATATGGATGGAATTAACATAGATATAGAGCAAGAAGTTAATGAAACCTCCCCTGAGTATCATGCATTAACAGACCTTGTTAAAGAAACTACAGATGCTTTTCACAGAGAAATACCAGGATCACAG GTAACATTTGATGTGGCTTGGTCTCCAGCATGCATAGATAAAAGGTGCTACAACTACACTGGAATTGCAGATGCCTGTGACTTCTTATTTGTGATGTCCTATGATGAACAGAGCCAGATCTGGACAGACTGTATTGCAAAAGCCAATGCTCCTTACCTGCAGACTTTAGTTG GATATGAAGAGTACATTACTATGGGCATTGATCCGAAGAAACTGGTGATGGGCGTCCCGTGGTATGGGTATGACTACGTCTGCCAAAACCTATCTAAG gatcATGTTTGTTCCCTTTCCAAAGTACCTTTCCGTGGGGCTCCTTGCAGTGATGCTGCAGGGCGTCAGGTCCCCTACGGAGCAATAATGAAGCAGGTGAACAGTTCTCTTTCAGGGGTGCTGTGGGATGAGGTACAGAAATCTCCATTTTACGAATACAAG GATTCTCTTGGTCACTTCCACCAAGTATGGTATGATGACCCCCGCAGCATCTCTCTAAAAGCAGCATATGTGAAGAGTCGAGGTTTAAGGGGCATTGGCATGTGGAATGGAAATAATCTTGACTATTCCAGGGAAGCTGTAGCGGAACAACAAACTGAAGCAATGTGGCAAGCCCTGACACCGTAA